In a single window of the Acipenser ruthenus chromosome 8, fAciRut3.2 maternal haplotype, whole genome shotgun sequence genome:
- the LOC117407327 gene encoding rho GTPase-activating protein 6-like isoform X5, translating to MSGRSVRLKPVPIQSLSELERVRLQEVAFNRLLQEYDLGCQITIPRDGQKRKKSLRRKLDSLAKEKKDKEFVPQAFGMPLSQVITNDRTHKQKQDSQKEEQKESPDLVTSILQFGLKRQNKELSSSNSSLSSTSETPNESTSPNTPEAAPRTRRRGGMSVDSITDLDDNQSRLLEALQLSLPTEAQNKKEKQRDKKLSLNPIYRQVPRLVDSCCQYLEKYGLQTVGIFRVGSSKKRVRQLRAEFDSGVDVLLDEEQSVHDIAALLKEFLRDIPDPLLTRELYTAFINTVLMELDEQQNALQLLIYLLPPCNCDTLHRLLKFLSTVASHAEDSYDKDGQEITGNKMTSLNLATIFGPNLLHKQKSTDKEFSVQSSARAEESTAIIGVVQRMIQTYEALFMVPPDLQNEVLMSLLETDPDVVDYLLRRKASQSSIPDLMRSDGPFTLGERHSSTDSKASSGEVSPYDNNSPVLSERLLFQKQEDISPSSDKLFKVPEQYTLVGHLKSKSKDLSPGLWAGKDISDDQTDIWGAWHSTLKPGLRDQGMTGSPGNMYECSSSQDVSYHSQGSLTSEWLEGHDSTSLLLDNGKQPVRRTQTTAGVQECRSHPPVTRACSSPQVEESRKHFQLSSDHLYSRPEGHSASSSAEDIPQRNLNPACLVQSKPKPGYTKHWDSNRNENRPPPPYPGPSRQSSEGTQQQQQPVSPALQAVKRLPKYEKSPTFIEASGLKVASTEQHRLNAEQVPPVSKNEVNKAYCSQTDSQNNRNIGEQDWQEWQRERWQIWELLSADNADSLPETLV from the exons ATGGGCAAAAACGCAAGAAATCATTGAGGAGGAAGCTTGATTCCTTAGCCAAAGAGAAAAAAGACAAag AATTTGTGCCTCAAGCTTTTGGCATGCCGCTGTCCCAGGTGATAACCAATGACAGGACCCACAAACAAAAACAGGACTCCCAGAAAGAAGAACAGAAAGAATCCCCCGATCTGGTGACCTCCATCTTACAGTTTGGATTGAAAAGGCAAAACAAAGAACTCTCAAGCAGTAACTCATCTCTCAGCTCCACATCAGAAACGCCTAACGAGTCCACCTCGCCTAATACACCTGAGGCAGCCCCTCGGACACGCAGACGG GGTGGAATGTCTGTGGATTCTATCACAGACCTGGATGACAATCAGTCTCGACTGCTGGAAGCCCTGCAGCTTTCCCTGCCAACAGAGGCTCAGAACAAGAAGGAGAAGCAGCGGGACAAGAAGCTTAGCCTCAACCCCATTTACAGACAGGTTCCCAGGCTAGTGGACAGCTGCTGTCAGTATCTGGAAAAATACG gtcTTCAGACGGTAGGAATATTCAGAGTAGGAAGTTCAAAGAAGAGAGTGAGACAG CTCCGAGCGGAGTTTGACAGCGGTGTGGATGTGCTGCTTGATGAGGAGCAGAGTGTTCATGACATCGCCGCCCTGCTGAAGGAATTCCTGAGAGACATTCCTGACCCTCTCCTCACCAGAGAGCTCTACACTGCCTTCATCAACACTGTCT TGATGGAATTAGATGAGCAGCAAAATGCCTTGCAGCTACTCATCTACCTTCTACCTCCCTGTAACTGTGACACTCTGCACAGACTCCTGAAGTTCCTGTCCACAGTAGCCAGTCACGCTGAAGACTCCTACGACAAGGATGGCCAAGAG ATCACTGGGAACAAAATGACATCGCTGAATTTGGCCACAATATTTGGCCCTAACCTCCTGCACAAGCAGAAAAGCACAGACAAAGAGTTCTCAGTGCAGAGCTCGGCTCGGGCCGAGGAGAGCACGGCCATCATTGGAGTCGTTCAGAGGATGATACAGACCTACGAGGCGCTTTTCATG GTCCCCCCCGATCTTCAAAATGAGGTGCTAATGAGCTTATTGGAGACCGACCCAGATGTAGTTGACTATCTGCTGCGTAGAAAAGCTTCACAATCATC AATCCCTGATCTGATGAGGTCAGACGGGCCTTTCACCCTGGGAGAGAGACACTCTTCCACAGACTCGAAAGCATCGAGTGGAGAAGTGTCTCCCTATGACAATAACTCGCCAGTACTATCAGAAAGACTACTGTTTCAGAAGCAGGAGGACATCAGCCCCAGCTCGGATAAACTCTTCAAGGTCCCTGAGCAGTACACGCTGGTTGGACATTTAAAATCCAAGTCGAAGGACCTGTCTCCGGGGTTGTGGGCTGGGAAAG ATATTTCAGATGACCAGACCGATATTTGGGGCGCCTGGCATTCAACATTGAAACCAGGTTTGAGAGATCAAGGCATGACAG GCTCCCCTGGGAACATGTATGAATGCAGTTCGTCACAAGACGTTTCCTACCATTCTCAAGGTAGTCTGACTTCTGAGTGGCTAGAAGGCCACGACTCCACTTCACTCCTCTTGGACAATGGGAAGCAGCCAGTCAGGCGAACCCAAACCACAGCAGGAGTCCAGGAATGCAGATCTCACCCTCCAGTTACCAGGGCCTGCAGCAGCCCCCAGGTGGAGGAGAGCAGAAAGCACTTTCAACTGAGTTCAGACCATTTGTACTCGAGACCCGAGGGACATTCAGCTTCAAGCAGCGCCGAGGACATTCCCCAGAGGAACCTCAACCCAGCCTGTTTGGTGCAGAGCAAACCCAAGCCAGGTTATACCAAGCACTGGGACAGCAACAGGAATGAAAACAGACCTCCACCACCTTACCCAGGCCCCTCGAGGCAAAGCTCAGAAGGTAcgcaacagcagcaacagcccgTTTCCCCAGCACTGCAGGCTGTGAAAAGACTTCCCAAGTATGAGAAAAGCCCTACATTCATCGAGGCCTCAGGCCTGAAGGTTGCATCCACAGAGCAGCATAGGCTTAATGCGGAACAGGTGCCACCCGTTTCCAAGAACGAGGTAAACAAAGCCTACTGTAGTCAGACAGACAGCCAGAACAACAGGAACATTGGGGAACAGGACTGGCAGGAGTGGCAGAGAGAGCGGTGGCAGATCTGGGAGCTCTTGTCTGCTGACAATGCAGATTCACTGCCAGAAACTCTTGTATGA
- the LOC117407327 gene encoding rho GTPase-activating protein 6-like isoform X4 → MGDFTWNSMSGRSVRLKPVPIQSLSELERVRLQEVAFNRLLQEYDLGCQITIPRDGQKRKKSLRRKLDSLAKEKKDKEFVPQAFGMPLSQVITNDRTHKQKQDSQKEEQKESPDLVTSILQFGLKRQNKELSSSNSSLSSTSETPNESTSPNTPEAAPRTRRRGGMSVDSITDLDDNQSRLLEALQLSLPTEAQNKKEKQRDKKLSLNPIYRQVPRLVDSCCQYLEKYGLQTVGIFRVGSSKKRVRQLRAEFDSGVDVLLDEEQSVHDIAALLKEFLRDIPDPLLTRELYTAFINTVLMELDEQQNALQLLIYLLPPCNCDTLHRLLKFLSTVASHAEDSYDKDGQEITGNKMTSLNLATIFGPNLLHKQKSTDKEFSVQSSARAEESTAIIGVVQRMIQTYEALFMVPPDLQNEVLMSLLETDPDVVDYLLRRKASQSSIPDLMRSDGPFTLGERHSSTDSKASSGEVSPYDNNSPVLSERLLFQKQEDISPSSDKLFKVPEQYTLVGHLKSKSKDLSPGLWAGKDISDDQTDIWGAWHSTLKPGLRDQGMTGSPGNMYECSSSQDVSYHSQGSLTSEWLEGHDSTSLLLDNGKQPVRRTQTTAGVQECRSHPPVTRACSSPQVEESRKHFQLSSDHLYSRPEGHSASSSAEDIPQRNLNPACLVQSKPKPGYTKHWDSNRNENRPPPPYPGPSRQSSEGTQQQQQPVSPALQAVKRLPKYEKSPTFIEASGLKVASTEQHRLNAEQVPPVSKNEVNKAYCSQTDSQNNRNIGEQDWQEWQRERWQIWELLSADNADSLPETLV, encoded by the exons ATGGGCAAAAACGCAAGAAATCATTGAGGAGGAAGCTTGATTCCTTAGCCAAAGAGAAAAAAGACAAag AATTTGTGCCTCAAGCTTTTGGCATGCCGCTGTCCCAGGTGATAACCAATGACAGGACCCACAAACAAAAACAGGACTCCCAGAAAGAAGAACAGAAAGAATCCCCCGATCTGGTGACCTCCATCTTACAGTTTGGATTGAAAAGGCAAAACAAAGAACTCTCAAGCAGTAACTCATCTCTCAGCTCCACATCAGAAACGCCTAACGAGTCCACCTCGCCTAATACACCTGAGGCAGCCCCTCGGACACGCAGACGG GGTGGAATGTCTGTGGATTCTATCACAGACCTGGATGACAATCAGTCTCGACTGCTGGAAGCCCTGCAGCTTTCCCTGCCAACAGAGGCTCAGAACAAGAAGGAGAAGCAGCGGGACAAGAAGCTTAGCCTCAACCCCATTTACAGACAGGTTCCCAGGCTAGTGGACAGCTGCTGTCAGTATCTGGAAAAATACG gtcTTCAGACGGTAGGAATATTCAGAGTAGGAAGTTCAAAGAAGAGAGTGAGACAG CTCCGAGCGGAGTTTGACAGCGGTGTGGATGTGCTGCTTGATGAGGAGCAGAGTGTTCATGACATCGCCGCCCTGCTGAAGGAATTCCTGAGAGACATTCCTGACCCTCTCCTCACCAGAGAGCTCTACACTGCCTTCATCAACACTGTCT TGATGGAATTAGATGAGCAGCAAAATGCCTTGCAGCTACTCATCTACCTTCTACCTCCCTGTAACTGTGACACTCTGCACAGACTCCTGAAGTTCCTGTCCACAGTAGCCAGTCACGCTGAAGACTCCTACGACAAGGATGGCCAAGAG ATCACTGGGAACAAAATGACATCGCTGAATTTGGCCACAATATTTGGCCCTAACCTCCTGCACAAGCAGAAAAGCACAGACAAAGAGTTCTCAGTGCAGAGCTCGGCTCGGGCCGAGGAGAGCACGGCCATCATTGGAGTCGTTCAGAGGATGATACAGACCTACGAGGCGCTTTTCATG GTCCCCCCCGATCTTCAAAATGAGGTGCTAATGAGCTTATTGGAGACCGACCCAGATGTAGTTGACTATCTGCTGCGTAGAAAAGCTTCACAATCATC AATCCCTGATCTGATGAGGTCAGACGGGCCTTTCACCCTGGGAGAGAGACACTCTTCCACAGACTCGAAAGCATCGAGTGGAGAAGTGTCTCCCTATGACAATAACTCGCCAGTACTATCAGAAAGACTACTGTTTCAGAAGCAGGAGGACATCAGCCCCAGCTCGGATAAACTCTTCAAGGTCCCTGAGCAGTACACGCTGGTTGGACATTTAAAATCCAAGTCGAAGGACCTGTCTCCGGGGTTGTGGGCTGGGAAAG ATATTTCAGATGACCAGACCGATATTTGGGGCGCCTGGCATTCAACATTGAAACCAGGTTTGAGAGATCAAGGCATGACAG GCTCCCCTGGGAACATGTATGAATGCAGTTCGTCACAAGACGTTTCCTACCATTCTCAAGGTAGTCTGACTTCTGAGTGGCTAGAAGGCCACGACTCCACTTCACTCCTCTTGGACAATGGGAAGCAGCCAGTCAGGCGAACCCAAACCACAGCAGGAGTCCAGGAATGCAGATCTCACCCTCCAGTTACCAGGGCCTGCAGCAGCCCCCAGGTGGAGGAGAGCAGAAAGCACTTTCAACTGAGTTCAGACCATTTGTACTCGAGACCCGAGGGACATTCAGCTTCAAGCAGCGCCGAGGACATTCCCCAGAGGAACCTCAACCCAGCCTGTTTGGTGCAGAGCAAACCCAAGCCAGGTTATACCAAGCACTGGGACAGCAACAGGAATGAAAACAGACCTCCACCACCTTACCCAGGCCCCTCGAGGCAAAGCTCAGAAGGTAcgcaacagcagcaacagcccgTTTCCCCAGCACTGCAGGCTGTGAAAAGACTTCCCAAGTATGAGAAAAGCCCTACATTCATCGAGGCCTCAGGCCTGAAGGTTGCATCCACAGAGCAGCATAGGCTTAATGCGGAACAGGTGCCACCCGTTTCCAAGAACGAGGTAAACAAAGCCTACTGTAGTCAGACAGACAGCCAGAACAACAGGAACATTGGGGAACAGGACTGGCAGGAGTGGCAGAGAGAGCGGTGGCAGATCTGGGAGCTCTTGTCTGCTGACAATGCAGATTCACTGCCAGAAACTCTTGTATGA
- the LOC117407327 gene encoding rho GTPase-activating protein 6-like isoform X3, whose amino-acid sequence MGDSVFFDRQLSYIGDFTWNSMSGRSVRLKPVPIQSLSELERVRLQEVAFNRLLQEYDLGCQITIPRDGQKRKKSLRRKLDSLAKEKKDKEFVPQAFGMPLSQVITNDRTHKQKQDSQKEEQKESPDLVTSILQFGLKRQNKELSSSNSSLSSTSETPNESTSPNTPEAAPRTRRRGGMSVDSITDLDDNQSRLLEALQLSLPTEAQNKKEKQRDKKLSLNPIYRQVPRLVDSCCQYLEKYGLQTVGIFRVGSSKKRVRQLRAEFDSGVDVLLDEEQSVHDIAALLKEFLRDIPDPLLTRELYTAFINTVLMELDEQQNALQLLIYLLPPCNCDTLHRLLKFLSTVASHAEDSYDKDGQEITGNKMTSLNLATIFGPNLLHKQKSTDKEFSVQSSARAEESTAIIGVVQRMIQTYEALFMVPPDLQNEVLMSLLETDPDVVDYLLRRKASQSSIPDLMRSDGPFTLGERHSSTDSKASSGEVSPYDNNSPVLSERLLFQKQEDISPSSDKLFKVPEQYTLVGHLKSKSKDLSPGLWAGKDISDDQTDIWGAWHSTLKPGLRDQGMTGSPGNMYECSSSQDVSYHSQGSLTSEWLEGHDSTSLLLDNGKQPVRRTQTTAGVQECRSHPPVTRACSSPQVEESRKHFQLSSDHLYSRPEGHSASSSAEDIPQRNLNPACLVQSKPKPGYTKHWDSNRNENRPPPPYPGPSRQSSEGTQQQQQPVSPALQAVKRLPKYEKSPTFIEASGLKVASTEQHRLNAEQVPPVSKNEVNKAYCSQTDSQNNRNIGEQDWQEWQRERWQIWELLSADNADSLPETLV is encoded by the exons ATGGGCAAAAACGCAAGAAATCATTGAGGAGGAAGCTTGATTCCTTAGCCAAAGAGAAAAAAGACAAag AATTTGTGCCTCAAGCTTTTGGCATGCCGCTGTCCCAGGTGATAACCAATGACAGGACCCACAAACAAAAACAGGACTCCCAGAAAGAAGAACAGAAAGAATCCCCCGATCTGGTGACCTCCATCTTACAGTTTGGATTGAAAAGGCAAAACAAAGAACTCTCAAGCAGTAACTCATCTCTCAGCTCCACATCAGAAACGCCTAACGAGTCCACCTCGCCTAATACACCTGAGGCAGCCCCTCGGACACGCAGACGG GGTGGAATGTCTGTGGATTCTATCACAGACCTGGATGACAATCAGTCTCGACTGCTGGAAGCCCTGCAGCTTTCCCTGCCAACAGAGGCTCAGAACAAGAAGGAGAAGCAGCGGGACAAGAAGCTTAGCCTCAACCCCATTTACAGACAGGTTCCCAGGCTAGTGGACAGCTGCTGTCAGTATCTGGAAAAATACG gtcTTCAGACGGTAGGAATATTCAGAGTAGGAAGTTCAAAGAAGAGAGTGAGACAG CTCCGAGCGGAGTTTGACAGCGGTGTGGATGTGCTGCTTGATGAGGAGCAGAGTGTTCATGACATCGCCGCCCTGCTGAAGGAATTCCTGAGAGACATTCCTGACCCTCTCCTCACCAGAGAGCTCTACACTGCCTTCATCAACACTGTCT TGATGGAATTAGATGAGCAGCAAAATGCCTTGCAGCTACTCATCTACCTTCTACCTCCCTGTAACTGTGACACTCTGCACAGACTCCTGAAGTTCCTGTCCACAGTAGCCAGTCACGCTGAAGACTCCTACGACAAGGATGGCCAAGAG ATCACTGGGAACAAAATGACATCGCTGAATTTGGCCACAATATTTGGCCCTAACCTCCTGCACAAGCAGAAAAGCACAGACAAAGAGTTCTCAGTGCAGAGCTCGGCTCGGGCCGAGGAGAGCACGGCCATCATTGGAGTCGTTCAGAGGATGATACAGACCTACGAGGCGCTTTTCATG GTCCCCCCCGATCTTCAAAATGAGGTGCTAATGAGCTTATTGGAGACCGACCCAGATGTAGTTGACTATCTGCTGCGTAGAAAAGCTTCACAATCATC AATCCCTGATCTGATGAGGTCAGACGGGCCTTTCACCCTGGGAGAGAGACACTCTTCCACAGACTCGAAAGCATCGAGTGGAGAAGTGTCTCCCTATGACAATAACTCGCCAGTACTATCAGAAAGACTACTGTTTCAGAAGCAGGAGGACATCAGCCCCAGCTCGGATAAACTCTTCAAGGTCCCTGAGCAGTACACGCTGGTTGGACATTTAAAATCCAAGTCGAAGGACCTGTCTCCGGGGTTGTGGGCTGGGAAAG ATATTTCAGATGACCAGACCGATATTTGGGGCGCCTGGCATTCAACATTGAAACCAGGTTTGAGAGATCAAGGCATGACAG GCTCCCCTGGGAACATGTATGAATGCAGTTCGTCACAAGACGTTTCCTACCATTCTCAAGGTAGTCTGACTTCTGAGTGGCTAGAAGGCCACGACTCCACTTCACTCCTCTTGGACAATGGGAAGCAGCCAGTCAGGCGAACCCAAACCACAGCAGGAGTCCAGGAATGCAGATCTCACCCTCCAGTTACCAGGGCCTGCAGCAGCCCCCAGGTGGAGGAGAGCAGAAAGCACTTTCAACTGAGTTCAGACCATTTGTACTCGAGACCCGAGGGACATTCAGCTTCAAGCAGCGCCGAGGACATTCCCCAGAGGAACCTCAACCCAGCCTGTTTGGTGCAGAGCAAACCCAAGCCAGGTTATACCAAGCACTGGGACAGCAACAGGAATGAAAACAGACCTCCACCACCTTACCCAGGCCCCTCGAGGCAAAGCTCAGAAGGTAcgcaacagcagcaacagcccgTTTCCCCAGCACTGCAGGCTGTGAAAAGACTTCCCAAGTATGAGAAAAGCCCTACATTCATCGAGGCCTCAGGCCTGAAGGTTGCATCCACAGAGCAGCATAGGCTTAATGCGGAACAGGTGCCACCCGTTTCCAAGAACGAGGTAAACAAAGCCTACTGTAGTCAGACAGACAGCCAGAACAACAGGAACATTGGGGAACAGGACTGGCAGGAGTGGCAGAGAGAGCGGTGGCAGATCTGGGAGCTCTTGTCTGCTGACAATGCAGATTCACTGCCAGAAACTCTTGTATGA